A stretch of DNA from Promicromonospora sukumoe:
CGCTACCGGCCGGGATACGGTCGTCCCCGGCCTGCTGAATCTCCCTCAGCCCGGGGAGACCTCAGATGCCGAGCTGGTAGGCGCCCCAGTAGGCCAGCGTGACCAGGAGCGCCGTCGAGCCCAGCACGGTGGCCCAGAAGCCCGTCGACACCACGGCGACGGCGGGCCGGCGCGGCTCGGGACCGTCGGGCTCGACCAGCGACATCCGCCGGTCGCGCAGCCGGTTGACCAGCAGCGCCGCCGCGACGACGGCGACCAGCCCGAGCACGCGCACGGCGATCCAGCCGCCCTGCACCACCAGGTCGTTCTTCTCGTAGTCCAGCGCGAGCCGGGCGACGACCCCGAGATACGCGGCGAGCCCGAGCGACGTCACCACGGCTCCGAGGGCCAGCCAGGCCAGGGGTCCGCGCAGCCCGCGCGCGAGGCGCACGCCCGGGCGACCCGAACGTCGTCGGGCCAGGCTCCGGACGACGGCCACTCCCCCGAGCAGCAGCGAGCCCACGACGAGCAGCCCGGCGGCGGTGACGACCACGCCGACCAGCCAGTCGCCGTCGCCGTACCAGTGCGGCTGCGGCACGGGCGCCGCGAGGTAGAGCTGCTCGGGCTGGGCCCCCGCGACCTGCGGCGGGGCGGACGCCGTCGCCGGCAGGCCGAGCACCCAGTCGGCGACGTCGCGCGCGAAGTCGGGGTGCAGCACCAGGCCGCCCGGCGTCTGGACGTTGATGCCGTGGTTGGCGTGGTCGTAGAAGCGGACGGTCACGTCGTCGGCGTCGGCCAGGAGCTCGCGCGTGCCCTGCTCGAGCGGCATCGAGGCGTCGTCGGTGCCGTAGACGGCGAGGATCGGGTCCTGCTGCTGCCGGAGCCACGGCCGCACGTCGAAGTCCGCGTACTCGAACCCGCCGCCGGGCACCTTCATGCCGACGGCGCGCGGGATCGCGCGGAACACCCCGGCGGGCACGTCCGTGTTCCGCAGGTAGTTGTCGACGGCGTAGGCGGCCTGCTGCCGCGGCGGCACGATCGGCGCGGAGACGAGGATCTGGAACGCGAGCCGCGGGTCGTTCACCATCATCACCGGGGACACCCACGCGCCCTCCGACTCGGCGTACAGGCCCACGTCGTCCGGGTCGACGCCCGGGACGTCCCGCAGGAAGCGCACCGAGAAGGCGTAGTCGCGCGCCATCGCCTCGTAGTCCCGGTGCCGCGTGGAGTAGTTGTCGAGCCGCTTGTCGGGCACCAGCGTGGTGATCCCCGCGCTCGCGAGCGACGTCGCGGCCTGCGTGAACGCGTCGGCGGCCTTGCCGGTGCCCGCGCCGTGCACGAAGACGATGCCGGGGCGGCCGGGGTGGTCGTCGGCGTCGGGGGCGTCGCCCGGGTCGGTGTCCGTGCCCCGTTCGACCGGCTCGCGGAGCAGGCCGCCCACCTCGCGGCCGTCGGCCAGCGGGATGATGACGGGCGTCTCGCGCACGTCGTGGTCGCCGGGCTCACCGGCGTCGGGCGAGGCGCCCCCGATCGCCGTGTCGGAGGAGGCGAGCCGCAGGTGGTCGGTCACCGGCTCCGGCTCCCAGACGGGACCCGCGACAGCACCCGCGACGGCCAGCGCGACCAGGATCGCGGCGGAGGTGGCGACGGTCCGAAACAACACCTTCGGATGCTACGCCTGCGGCCCCGTTCGCTCGATCCGACGGCGTCGGCGGGTCACTCCGGCGGGCGGGAGGCGAGCATCTCCTCGGTGTCCCACGTCAGCGCGCCCGACCGCA
This window harbors:
- a CDS encoding alpha/beta hydrolase family protein codes for the protein MLFRTVATSAAILVALAVAGAVAGPVWEPEPVTDHLRLASSDTAIGGASPDAGEPGDHDVRETPVIIPLADGREVGGLLREPVERGTDTDPGDAPDADDHPGRPGIVFVHGAGTGKAADAFTQAATSLASAGITTLVPDKRLDNYSTRHRDYEAMARDYAFSVRFLRDVPGVDPDDVGLYAESEGAWVSPVMMVNDPRLAFQILVSAPIVPPRQQAAYAVDNYLRNTDVPAGVFRAIPRAVGMKVPGGGFEYADFDVRPWLRQQQDPILAVYGTDDASMPLEQGTRELLADADDVTVRFYDHANHGINVQTPGGLVLHPDFARDVADWVLGLPATASAPPQVAGAQPEQLYLAAPVPQPHWYGDGDWLVGVVVTAAGLLVVGSLLLGGVAVVRSLARRRSGRPGVRLARGLRGPLAWLALGAVVTSLGLAAYLGVVARLALDYEKNDLVVQGGWIAVRVLGLVAVVAAALLVNRLRDRRMSLVEPDGPEPRRPAVAVVSTGFWATVLGSTALLVTLAYWGAYQLGI